The following are from one region of the Patagioenas fasciata isolate bPatFas1 chromosome 14, bPatFas1.hap1, whole genome shotgun sequence genome:
- the LOC136107649 gene encoding protocadherin gamma-A10-like, translating into MWATGRRWGRWERALLWGVLVAAWEAAWGQLRYSMPEEMPKGSFVGDVAKDLGLPAFGDSSVRILNKGRMQYFALHGKTGHLVIAEKIDREQLCRLLEKCLLRCEVIVETEKNIYGIEVEITDINDNAPSFKEVELDEKIIETTAPGSRYPLVRAYDPDSGTNSVQRYELSGDEHFSLAVQTGPGGDQRPELVLVKALDREEAAFHELVLRASDGGEPARTGTARIRVAVLDANDNAPVFSQAEYTVRVPEDVPVGSTLVIVSATDADEGLNGQVKYSLKKMSDIESEIFQLDAETGAISLVRGLDFEEGDSYEMEVQARDGGELFVTAKVAITVADVNDNSPELTVSSVLSEISEDAALGTMVALLHVQDRDSGANGEVRCSIAKNLPFRLEKSFDNYYSVVTAEELDREQVSEYNVTVRAVDGGSPALWSNAVLWLRVLDVNDNAPVFAEARYSARLPENNAAGALVLRVRAWDADWGQNARVRYRLEEGRVRGAPLSSYVSVEAETGALYALRSFDYEEVREVELWVRAEDGGAPALSSNVSVRLVIVDENDNAPQVLYPPAVPLAAGAGWAGVELVPRSAEPEALVAKVVAVDADAGQNAWLSYELAKATEPGLFRVGLHSGEVRTARFPLARDAARQSLVVVVKDHGRPALSTTATLTVVLAESVAELLEELGSAASAAAPGEPAGSLTLWLVLAVAAVSCLFLAFLLLLLALCLRRWRRSHLLAAGSGALRGVPASHFVGVDGVRAFLHSYSHEVSLTADSRKSQLRLSGASCCDTLPARPPPDEPAPLLAEDPAAPPVSSNDRPFSATLPSATALPPVAFFCIARREVSLQGKPSFVRQCAVCRWLLVWGGDRCSGSQLVWEAGEVVLLLA; encoded by the coding sequence ATGTGGGCGACGGGGAGGCGCTGGGGCCGGTGGGAGCGAGCCTTGCTGTGGGGAGTGCTGGTGGCGGCGTGGGAGGCGGCGTGGGGGCAACTGCGCTACTCGATGCCCGAGGAAATGCCGAAGGGCTCGTTCGTGGGCGACGTggccaaggacctggggctgccgGCGTTCGGGGACAGTAGCGTCCGCATCTTGAACAAAGGTAGGATGCAGTATTTTGCTCTGCACGGAAAGACGGGACATTTGGTGATAGCAGAAAAGATAGACAGAGAGCAGCTGTGCCGGCTGCTGGAGAAATGCTTGCTGCGCTGTGAGGTGATAGTGGAGACGGAAAAGAATATTTACGGAATCGAAGTGGAAATCACGGACATTAACGATAACGCCCCCAGCTTTAAGGAAGTTGAGTTGGATGAGAAAATAATTGAGACGACAGCCCCGGGCTCGCGGTATCCCCTGGTAAGGGCTTACGACCCGGACTCGGGAACGAATTCTGTGCAGAGGTACGAGCTAAGCGGCGACGAGCACTTCTCGCTGGCCGTGCAGACGGGTCCCGGCGGGGATCAGCGTCCCGAGCTGGTGCTGGTGAAGGCGCTGGACCGGGAGGAGGCGGCGTTTCACGAGCTGGTGCTGAGGGCGAGCGACGGTGGCGAGCCGGCGCGGACGGGCACTGCGCGGATCCGCGTGGCGGTGTTGGACGCCAACGACAACGCGCCCGTGTTCAGCCAGGCGGAGTACACGGTGCGTGTGCCGGAGGACGTGCCCGTGGGCTCCACCCTCGTCATTGTCTCGGCCACCGACGCCGACGAGGGGCTCAACGGGCAGGTGAAATATTCGTTGAAGAAAATGTCCGACATAGAATCGGAGATTTTCCAGCTGGACGCTGAAACCGGAGCGATCTCGCTGGTGCGTGGCTTGGACTTCGAGGAAGGTGACTCGTACGAAATGGAGGTACAGGCACGGGACGGCGGGGAACTTTTTGTTACGGCAAAAGTGGCGATAACAGTGGCAGACGTCAACGACAATTCACCCGAACTGACAGTGTCGTCGGTGCTGAGCGAGATCTCCGAGGACGCCGCGTTGGGCACGATGGTGGCCCTGCTGCACGTTCAGGACCGGGACTCGGGGGCGAACGGCGAGGTGCGGTGCAGCATCGCCAAGAACCTCCCATTCCGACTAGAGAAGTCCTTTGACAATTATTACAGCGTGGTGACTGCTGAGGAGCTGGACCGGGAGCAGGTGTCGGAGTACAACGTGACTGTGCGGGCGGTGGACGGCGGGTCGCCGGCGCTGTGGAGCAACGCGGTGCTGTGGCTGCGGGTgctggacgtgaacgacaacgcgccaGTGTTCGCGGAGGCGCGCTACAGCGCCCGGCTGCCCGAGAACAACGCGGCGGGCGCGCTGGTGCTGAGGGTGCGGGCGTGGGACGCGGACTGGGGACAGAACGCGCGCGTGCGGTACCGGCTGGAGGAGGGGCGTGTGCGGGGCGCGCCGCTGTCGTCGTACGTGTCGGTGGAGGCGGAGACGGGCGCGCTGTACGCGCTGCGCTCGTTCGACTACGAGGAGGTGCGCGAGGTGGAGCTGTGGGTGCGGGCGGAGGACGGCGGCGCGCCGGCGCTGAGCAGCAACGTGTCGGTGCGGCTGGTGATCGTGGAcgagaacgacaacgcgccgcaGGTGCTGTACCCGCCAGCGGTGCCGCTTGCGGCGGGCGCGGGCTGGGCGGGCGTGGAGCTGGTGCCGCGCTCGGCGGAGCCCGAGGCGCTGGTGGCCAAGGTGGTGGCGGTGGATGCGGACGCGGGGCAGAACGCGTGGCTGTCGTACGAGCTGGCCAAGGCGACGGAGCCGGGGCTGTTCCGCgtggggctgcacagcggcgAGGTGCGCACGGCGCGCTTCCCGCTGGCCCGCGACGCAGCGCGGCAGagcctggtggtggtggtgaaggaCCACGGGCGGCCGGCGCTGTCGACCACGGCCACGCTGACGGTGGTGCTGGCCGAGAGCGTGGCcgagctgctggaggagctgggcagcGCGGCatcggcggcggcgccgggcgaGCCGGCCGGCAGCCTGACTCTCTGGCTGGTGCTGGCCGTGGCGGCCGTGTCCTGCCTCTTCCttgccttcctgctgctgcttctggcgCTGTGCCTGCGGCGCTGGCGCCGCTCGCATCTGCTGGCGGCGGGCAGTGGCGCCTTGCGCGGCGTGCCGGCCTCGCACTTCGTGGGCGTCGACGGCGTCCGCGCCTTCCTGCACTCCTACTCGCACGAGGTGTCGCTCACGGCCGACTCGCGCAAGAGCCAGCTCCGCTTGTCGGGCGCCAGCTGCTGCGACACCctcccggcccgcccgccgcccgacGAGCCCGCGCCGCTGCTCGCGGAGGACCCCGCCGCTCCTCCGGTGAGTTCCAATGACCGCCCTTTCTCCGCGACGCTTCCTTCTGCTACTGCTCTGCCCCCCGTCGCGTTCTTCTGCATCGCACGTAGGGAGGTTTCGTTACAAGGAAAGCCAAGCTTTGTTCGGCAGTGCGCTGTGTGCCGGTGGCTCTTGGTTTGGGGTGGTGATCGTTGCTCAGGGTCACAGTTGGTGTGGGAAGCAGGGGAAGTGGTGTTGCTGTTGGCTTGA